A window of Pyrinomonadaceae bacterium genomic DNA:
CCACGTGTGTAGATGTAGTTCGTCTTTGCGCCGAGCGCGTACGCCGCGATCAGCATGCCCTCAATCAACATGTGCGGATCGCGTTCCATCAGATAGCGATCCTTGAACGTGCCGGGCTCAGATTCATCGGCATTGCAGACGACGTACTTGGGCTTCGGTGAATCTTTCGGAACGAAACTCCACTTCATGCCCGTCGGAAATCCAGCGCCACCCCGGCCGCGCAACTGCGACTTCTTAACCTCGTTGATGACGTCGTCCGGCGACATGGAATCGAGGGCTTTCTTGAGCGCTTCATAGCCGCCGTTCGCACGATACACGTCGAGCGAATGCGAGTTCTCGAGATGAACTCGCCGCAGCTGAAGAGGTTCACATCCGATGGCGCCGATAAACATGCTTTTGTCAGTTGTCAGTAGTCAGTAGTCCGTCGCTACAACTGACGACGGACAACTGACTACTGACATTCTCAGGGCAATGAATCGAGAATCTGATCAACCTTCTCAGTCGTTAGGTTCTCGTGAAAGTCAAAATTCACCTGGAACATAGGGGCCGTGCCGCACGAGCCGAGGCACTCAACCAAAGACAATGAAAACTTTCCATCCGCCGTCGTCTCACCGGGTTTGATGCCCAGCTTTTGCGAACACTGTTCGGTAATCTTGTCCGCGCCAAGCAGCTTGCACGAGAGTGTCTTGCAAACCTGAATGTGGTACTGGCCGATTGGCTTCGTGTGCAGCATCGAATAGAAGGTCGCAACTTCCCAGATGTCCGTGATGCGCAGACTGAGCCGATTCGCCAGGTAGGAAACGCCCGGGCCATCCAGATAGCCGCGCTCGCGCTGGACGATAAACATGATGGGCAGAATCGCGGAACGTTTCGATGGATACTTCGCCAGATGCCAATCAATTTCCGCTTCCACTTCCGGCGAAAACACCGCCATCTCGCCGGACATTTTCACCGGTTGATAGAGTGGCTGAATGTTAACTAGCTCGGTCGTCATCGCTTAACAGTTTCGAGTTCAGAGTCTCGAGTTCGGGTTATGAATTAACTCGAAACCCGAAACTATCGGTCAATTTCGCCCAGAACAATATCCAACGATCCGATGATCGCCACGATGTCCGCGATCATCGCGCCGCGCGCCATGTGCGGTAGCGCCGACAAATTCACGAAGCTCGGTCCGCGGAAATGCACGCGCGCAGGTTTCGGCCCACCGGTCGATTTAATGTAAACGCCGAGCTCGCCTTTCGACGCTTCAATCGGGTGATAGACCTCACCCGGCGGCACATCCACGCCTTCGGCGACTAAAAGGAAGTGGTGAATCAGCGCATCCATGTGCCGCTTCATCGCTTCGCGATCGGGCAGCACCACCTTTGGCGCGTCGGCTTTCACGGGTCCGGGTTTCAGGCGCGCCAAAGCCTGCTGAACGATCTTGTGTGACTCGCGCATCTCGCGCATGCGCACCAGATAACGAGCCCAGACGTCGCCATCGTGCTCCACCGGAATTTCGAAATCGTATTTTTCATAGCCGGTGTACGGATTAGCGCGACGAACATCCAACGCCACGCCGCTGCCGCGTAGAATCGGGCCTGACAAGCCCCAGTCAGTCGCATCTTCCGCCGAGATGTACCCGATGCCCTGCGTTCGTTTCTGAAAAATCCGATTGCCGGTGACCAGCGTGTTGAATTCGTCCAACGCGTTCGGAAGATCGGCCTGGAACTGCTGGACGCGCCGGTCAAAGCCGGCAGGCAAGTCCATCATCAAACCACCGACGCGAAAATATGACGGTGTCAGGCGCCCTCCGGAAGCGGCCTCGATCAAATTCATGATCTTTTCGCGTTCGCGGAAGCAGTAGAAGAAAACCGTCATCGCGCCGAGATCGAGGGCGTGCGTCGCGAGCCAGACGAGGTGCGAAGCGATACGCTGAAGTTCACACATCATCACGCGAATCACCTGGGCACGCTCCGGGATCTCGATTTGCAGAAGCTTCTCGATCGCCATCACGTACGCGAGGTTGTTGCCGAGCGGATTCAGATAATCCATCCGGTCCGTAATGACGATGCCTTGCTGGTATTTGCGATATTCGAACAGCTTCTCCATGCCGGTGTGGAGATAGCCGATGTCCGGCGTGGCTTTGACTACACTTTCGCCGTCCAGCACCAGTTCAAGGCGCAGCACACCGTGCGTCGAGGGGTGCTGAGGCCCCATCGAGATCGTCATCTGCGAGTCGAGCGGACGATCAACGACCTCGAACTGCGGCGGAATGTTGGCGACTGCGCTCATTGCGGTTTCAGGTTTCAAGTTACAAGTTCCAAGTTGCAAGTTCGCGAGAGTAACTTGACCTGAAACTTGGAACTTGAAACTAAGTCAGCGAATACGGTTCATATCCTCGCAACGGAAAATCCTTGCGCAGCGCGTGCCCCTGCCAATCTTCAGGCAGCAGGATGCGCCGCAAGTCCGGATGTCCGTCAAAAACTACTCCGAACAAGTCGTAAGTTTCACGTTCGTGCCAGTTGGCAGTGCGCCAGACGCCGGTGACCGTCGCTACGTGCGGATCTTCTTCATGCAACACTACCTTCAAACGCAGCCGGTGATACCGAGTGGTCGAGAATAAGTGGTAGTTCACTTCGAAGCGCGGCTCTTCTTCGGGCCCGCGGTCGAACCCACACAAATCGGTCAACAGATCGAAGTCGAGACCCGGCGTAGTCTTCAGGAGACTACAAGCTTCGATTATGTGCTCACGCGGCACGATGACGGTGGTCTCGCCCAGGGCGTTGATGATTTCGCCCACCCATTCGGGATGATCGCGTTGCAACGCCTCCGCAATCTGCGACGGCGTCTGATTCTGGTTGGGTTCTGAAGTTTGCGTGTGGGGGTGTTCTGGCTGCTGCAGTTCAGACATTTACGTTTGACCTTTGCGCAAG
This region includes:
- the nuoE gene encoding NADH-quinone oxidoreductase subunit NuoE produces the protein MTTELVNIQPLYQPVKMSGEMAVFSPEVEAEIDWHLAKYPSKRSAILPIMFIVQRERGYLDGPGVSYLANRLSLRITDIWEVATFYSMLHTKPIGQYHIQVCKTLSCKLLGADKITEQCSQKLGIKPGETTADGKFSLSLVECLGSCGTAPMFQVNFDFHENLTTEKVDQILDSLP
- the nuoD gene encoding NADH dehydrogenase (quinone) subunit D, coding for MSAVANIPPQFEVVDRPLDSQMTISMGPQHPSTHGVLRLELVLDGESVVKATPDIGYLHTGMEKLFEYRKYQQGIVITDRMDYLNPLGNNLAYVMAIEKLLQIEIPERAQVIRVMMCELQRIASHLVWLATHALDLGAMTVFFYCFREREKIMNLIEAASGGRLTPSYFRVGGLMMDLPAGFDRRVQQFQADLPNALDEFNTLVTGNRIFQKRTQGIGYISAEDATDWGLSGPILRGSGVALDVRRANPYTGYEKYDFEIPVEHDGDVWARYLVRMREMRESHKIVQQALARLKPGPVKADAPKVVLPDREAMKRHMDALIHHFLLVAEGVDVPPGEVYHPIEASKGELGVYIKSTGGPKPARVHFRGPSFVNLSALPHMARGAMIADIVAIIGSLDIVLGEIDR
- a CDS encoding NADH-quinone oxidoreductase subunit C; its protein translation is MSELQQPEHPHTQTSEPNQNQTPSQIAEALQRDHPEWVGEIINALGETTVIVPREHIIEACSLLKTTPGLDFDLLTDLCGFDRGPEEEPRFEVNYHLFSTTRYHRLRLKVVLHEEDPHVATVTGVWRTANWHERETYDLFGVVFDGHPDLRRILLPEDWQGHALRKDFPLRGYEPYSLT